DNA sequence from the Antennarius striatus isolate MH-2024 chromosome 3, ASM4005453v1, whole genome shotgun sequence genome:
TCCCGTTGGTGAGGGGGCTGGCCTGGGTCTCTGAAAGGCTGTGGTGGATGCTGCCGTTCTCACTCGTGGCCTGCTTATAAACGGCATGTGAAGAACTGAGATGCTCTAAACCAGTGGGTCCTAAAGCCCCCAGGCTGCCCCCACCTCCAGCAGTCCTTAAAGCTTTGAGACGATAGTGACCCCTGCCCTCACCCCGATGGTGATACTGACTGCCCCCCTGTTTAGTTCTGCTGCTCACTTTCCGTCTTTGCGGATGCACGGGGGCAACGGAGTTGACTGTGGGCAGAATATTGTTTGTTGGCTTGGTGGTGTTGTCAGTACTGGTGCTGGTGTTGTTGCCCGCAGGGACACGGGAAATGTGGTTTGGGGTATCTTGCGCCACCTGCAGCAGGTTGGTGAGCTTACACGGCCCCGGGCCCACGCTGCTGATTCCACTCGGCGTGGACGATGACCGAGCTGACGAGGAGTTGTGAGAGTCGCCGGGCGGATGAGAGTTGATGAAAAGTTGCGATCCCTGCTCAGAGGTCTGCACTCCACTTCCCGTAGTGCAGGTGTGAGTGTAGGTAGACATGGTGTGGGCGCGTCGATAGCCTGGGCAGCACGCCATCCACGACGCCTGCACGTCCACGCGACGGAAGCAGTGGTGCACCACCAGAAAGACCCCCAAAATGATGGCAGTGATCCCATAGAGACAGCTGAACAGCAGGCTCATGTGGCCCGTCATCCACATCGCCATGGCTCCACAACACCACAGAATCACATACAGGAAGTGAGTCGCCACCAACACCAAGAACTGCGTCTTCAGCGAATACTGGTCCTCTTGGGCCACGACCGGGTTAATGGGCCCCGCTGTGGAGTCTGTGGAGAGGAGGCTGGTGCTTCCTGCGAGCTGGCTCTCCGTCACAGGAGAGGACAGGGTGGTTCCAGTGCATTCTTTGGCCTTGCGGTGCCTCAGGCGAAACACAGTGCACAGGAAGTAGATCCATGTCACCAACACCTCTAAGCCTGCAGGGACAAAGAAAGACCCCAGACTGGGGCGCCACACCAGCCAGCAGCTGCAAGAGGCAGTCAAGAAGTCAATAGAATCAGTGCAAAACAAGGACGTGCATTCAACATATGGTATCAAAGGGAAGTACGTACTACAGCGCAGCAAACTACAAAGTCAAGTGCCAAAGAACTCAAAGATAAAGAGGAAAGTGCTTACTAAGGGCTGTTGTCGCCATAGTTGTTGACATTGACAGCTGCAGTGATGCCACAGATGATAAGAGGAACTCCACCGGCAATCAAATAGAAccttgaataataaaaaaacatatcaAACACAAATTCACAGCTGCAGTCTTACAAAATAAAGAGCAGTTCTTGCTTGTGCCACAGGATGCTGCTTGACCTTTGGCTTCTGTGGTGTTTtaaaagtgtgtgagtgtgtgtgtgtgtgtgtgtgtgtcggtgtcgTTTTCCTGTTCGTCTTTTTATGCCTCTCTAGCTGTAATCTGTAGAGAACTGTACGCTCCTGCAGTCTCTATTCACGAGTGCTACAGAGGTCAGTTTGAGTCCCAGAGGTCTGTGATTTATGGCGGTGGGATCGCATGTGGCTAAGTGGGCAACaaaggggtggtggtggtgtagggggggagggggttagTGAGGTCATAGTGCGATCACAGCTACAGGATTGCAGGAACAAGGGGAGGATGTATAGAAGGGAATATTTTGAGAGGCACACACCCCATCAACCCCTCCTGCTCTGATTTATGGTGACCCCCTTTGTTTCTGTTATGTTGGGTTCATACATTCCTCCCATCCCCCACTTGGAATTCGTAGTGGcttacaggtttttttttgtgtgcccTACAGCAATAATCTGTTATGTCTCTCCAAGGTTTCCTCTCAAACAGAGGGACCTAAGTTGTCGGGCACAAAGATCCATTCTGATTGGAGATCGGTCTGGGTGGTCGTGTACCAGAACTCTAACGTCCGTCTGAAACATCAACCGTAGTGCTGATACACCACCGCCGTCGTCTGGAGCAGGACGTGGGTGAAGGTGAGGTGTGGCTTGGCTCGCTGACCTGAGCATCGGTCGCTGAGTAGGAGGAGACGGAGACTCTCCCTCCGGCTGCCGTGGAATTCTCCACACCGTCTCTTTGTAGATGACCCTGGCGCTGACGCCGATCCACAGCAGCGTGGACAGGGAGGAGTAGTGCAGGGCGATGCCCacctgtcacatgacacacTCAGATTAGACGCCACTCCTTACAATGAACGGGGCGAGTCAAAGCAGGACTTACCGCTTGACAAACCACCGGGTAGCTGGTCAAACATATGCCTCCTGCATAGATGGCTGTTGTCATGGCGATGTGGAAGCAGGTATTCAATAATGTGTGCCAACATTTTCTTGATATGTGAATGGAACTGAAGGGACACAGAGCACAATAAtggtgagatgagatgagatgagatgagataagacGAAATGGTGAGATGAGATAAGAGGGTGAGATGAGAAGACAtgagaaaagatgaaataaaataagatataatATGAGATGAAACcagatgatgagatgagatgagaagaGTTATGAAAAAATGAGAAGAGATTAGATGAAATGGGATAAGAAAAATGgtgagatgagataagatggCAAAATGAGAAGAGTTAAGAAAAGGTGAGAAGAGATGAGATCAGCTGAGGTAAGATGAAATGTtgagatgagataagatggTGAGATGAGAAGAGATCATAaaagatgagataaaataagatataatACGAGATGGGACCAGatcatgagatgagatgagattacTATAGTTATGAAAAAATGACATTAGATGAAATGGGATAAGATAAATGATGGTGATAAGATATAAAGGGGTTAGATGAGATGAGAAGACTAAAGAAAAGATAGGAGATTAAATGAGATAAGGTAAGATAAAAGTCATCTTAAAATGACGTCATTACGTCATTTTAAGATGACTTAAAATGACGTAATGAAATAGGAGGGGTTATGAATGATGTGTTGACATGAAATAAGATtagatgatgagatgagataagacaaaatatgaCTAGAGTGGAGTGTCCAAGGAGTATGAGATGAACCATAAAAGTGCGACGTCTGTAGACGTCCGCTGCCATACCTGTGGTGTAATAtgtgagtgatgatgatggtgaagaggcagaggaggagcacTGCAGTGCAGGCATACACCACTGGGTGGAGCACCCTCACAGAGATGGGTGTGGAGTTTGGGAAATCAGGGACCTCCTAAACAGAAATTTCACACAATTAAAACGGCCTCATTCACCCTTGTTGACTCTGGTAACTCACGCCGACCCACCTGCAGTACGGCGTAGTTACTCAGCAAAGAGCAGCGCATCGTCGAGGTGCTGCTGTCGCTGTGAACCAGCCGGCATCCATCTTGACTCCAGCCTCCCTGGTTCTCCGGCGCCTTCAGGCTCCACTGGGCCGCCACAGCGTCGGTACCCGGGGACTGGTGGCGAAGGGAGACCCAGACGGGCTCCGAGTGGTTCCACATGCTGCAGCCCTCTGAAATAGAAAACTGTCATGATGACTGGAGCTCTGAAAGAATACGACTAGAACTCTACTGATCAGGTTAAAGGACCTAAAGATGCTCTGAATAATGTTTCCCTTCAAGTAAACAGAGGAGGCTTCTCACCTAGACCAACAAAAATAACGGGGGTGTTGACGCTTCGCCGTCGTGAATGATCCCCACCGCTGCTCGAGTTCCCGGACAGGGGGAAAAAGCTGCCGGTTCTGAAAGCTACAAACTGCAGTTTACAGTCTGCAGGAGCATCAGATGGAAAGAGAGTAGCTGGGAGCGTCACCGAGGCCACGGCCACTGAGTTCTGGAGATAAAACACAATGCATACgaacatttaaatatagaaTAATGAGCCTGAttgcataaaaatgcatttccCCTCACCTTCAAGGGGAAGTTATTCAGGGAGGTGTTGTGGGAGCCGGTGCTGCAGCGAAAGCGAAGCTGCTGTTCATGAGTGGAGTCTGTGTTTTCCATCCCCAGGCTGACGGCTGAGGCTTCGCGGCGCTGATACGCCGTGCAGGTGATCCCGGTGAAGTGGGCCGGTCGGATGAAGTGAGCCTCCATCACGATGTTCCTGGACACCTGCATGCATCAAACAATGTTACTCGAAAGCCAAAGTCACAAactgaggtgtttttttttttattttcacgaCTAACAAACTTCGTTCTTTTAAATGTTAGAATGAAAATGTCAGCAGTAAGCTGAGCTTTACTTCCTACCATGGAGAAGTCCTGAGCGTGACTGTGGAGCTGAGGCCAGGCCAGCGTCTCCAGAGAATGGACGATGGAGCTGCAggctctcttctctctctgggCCAGACTGAGGATCTGATCGTCGACCTGCATCAGATTACTCCCCATCTCAACCAGCACCTCTGACAACTGGGAGAAAGGCAGGCGTTGATGCCAGAaagacaacagacacacacggtTACCCTGCATTTAAAAGCTCCCTCACCTCTCGTAGCTGACTGACATACTCCATGAACTTCTCCATCATTTGCGCCACGTACAAAACGTCCACGGAGTCGGTGAAGCCGGCGGCCTCCAGAGTGTAAGTTCGCACCTGGTGGGCCAGAGTGACGGCGTTGGAAGCATTGATGGGCCTCTGGATGAGGAACAAACACACGTTAAGGTGTGAAGTCATGAAGGGAAGCCGACACAATGTTCACATACTGACCAAGATGAAGGTGTGCAGGACCCGGGTGATGCCGTTGGTGTAGTGACAGTCTGAATAGTCGCCTTCCTGCCATTTCCCAGAGCGGTCACAGTATCTGGAGGCTTTTTTCTGCTCAATACCCCCATCCACAGACAGGGAGGGGTAACGCAACTGCAGGCAGTACTGATGGGAGGTGATGCCCGCCAGAGTCCTGGGCCATCTGGGGGGTCAAACCCGGACAAGAATGAGAACACTGAGTCTTAACTCAGGTTAACGCTCATCGTTATAGCAACTGGAACTAACCTGAACTCCCCACGGTTGTTGACAACTTTGTCCTCTGGGCAGAAGGAGGCACTGTTCTCTAGCACCACTATCTCGACGCTGCGAGATGTGTTCCCCCGCCCAGTAGAAACCACACACTCCCACTCTCCCCTGGCCTCCACGTGCACGTTGAATAGAATGAGTTCACTATAAAAACGATGGTGGAGATGCTTCATCAGCTTGACTGCATCAACATTTATTGATGCCTTCCAAAGTAAACAGACAACATCTTCAGGTTGATTCCATACCTGGTGATGAAGGTGCAGTCGTGCAGCACGCTGTTCTCCAGCTGGACGCCCACGTCTGGGTCGGAGGTCACCAGCTGACCGTTGTGACGCCAGTGTAAGGTGGTGATCTTGTCCACCAGGGCAGCAGTGCAGTGGAAGGGCAGTCGGTCGCCTTTGAAGACCACCTGACGCTGGGATGGCAGCAGCGACAGGGTGTGCAGCTCCAGAGGACCGTCTGAGCGAGAAAAGATGGAGATGGGACTGTCAAACATCCTTCAACAGTAACTACTCGACCTTAGAAAACTGCCTCCACATGAAATACAATGAGTCTGATAGTCTTGAGCAGATTGGATGAAGGCAACTGCAACAAAACCTGCAGGATTGGGCGCCAACTTGGCTCatcaatgcttttttttgccAGGGTCTTACCACAGTTGAGCTGACTTTCCCTCAGTCCACGTAAGGGCTTTCCCTTTAGGCTCCTGGGGTAGGCACACAGGGTCTCTTCCCCCAAACGGGCAGAACTGCTGCGAAAAAATCCTGGGACCCAACGCAACCCGCAGTCACATGACAGGTAGTCTGAGTTGAAGTTCCTGCATAGAGAAAGTTTCACAGGACATCGTACCTGATATGAGACCGGAGGTCACAGCCATCCCTAACATCCAGTGTTTTATCGCTTTCCCTCTCCTCTAAATAAGACCTGGCGGTACTTCAAATATGACTAAAGCAAATGTTTGTTCAGACGGTCTTATCTTCTGATTAACAGTGGCCAAAATTCTAATATTGTTTAATGTGCAAATAGTATAAGGATGAAAAAATCGGAATGAAAACAGATAAGTCAAACTAGAATGTCGCTCATAACTCAGAACAGTTATAATCATCAAGctgttgagaaaaataaaagagaaaggaGGCATCCTCACAAAAACATAATTTGTTTGACGTAAAGGACAGTTAATAAGACAATATAATATTTCTTTTACTCTAAATTATAACTATTTGTTAAGTTACAGCCACAAAGGCTTTGATTTGAcacctttttctccttttgtctcCAGATAAGGGAACAAAGACTGTCAAACATTCCTCTTAATCATGATCCACACTCTGTCTGGAACCTTTATTGTATTAATCAGATAAGGAATGGCATTTGCTTTCATGTCAACGGTGTTTTACTCACACTAACTTGAGGGACAGCAGCTCCTGAAACACCCCTGGATCCACGGTGGAGATGATGTTACCAGAGAGGTTTCTATCAGAGCGTTAGGAACGAATGGTTAGCTCAACAGTTTCCCTCCACACAGTGGAGAAAGCACCGCTTTCATGagatctatctatctgtgtCTTACAGTTTAGTGAGATTGGTCAGTCCCTGGAACATTTCTGCAGCCAGGCAGCCGATGCGATTGTTGGATAGGTCGCTGATAGAGGGAAAAGACAacggagtgtgtgtttgtatgaaaaGATTTGGTCAAATTTGGTCACATATCTCAAGTCTTTTAAGGTTTTTTGTGAAAATCTGATTAAATCCTTTCCCACATGAAGTTAAAAAATTTGCAGGACTTCCTTCCAGGTTGTATTCATCGCAGAATAAAGAAGATATACTTCTAGCGCCCTTGTTTCCCCAATGAGTAAGATAAGGTATTCTCTTATTAGTCCTACAGCGGGAAAATTTCCAATATAATTTCCAATTTCCAATATAAATATAACGCTCTGagttaaatacatacataacgGAGCTCACAGCCCCTCCCACTTTCCCCTATCTCTTTAGGATCCCGGTAAAGCTTATCTCGGGCCCCCGGTCCTGCAGTCCACCTCTGAGTGTGATGTATAGCAACAGCCAGAAAGGGATGTGCTCTGCTGCACCTCTGATACTCCCCAGCAGCGAGCTGTCCAGACCATGTGTTTATCTCCCCCTGTTTGTTTTGAGAAGCCACAGACCTTGCAGGGAAAACACAAGTAGGGAGAGGAGGGCGGCGaggagaggatggggggggtcaCGCGGTGCAGCACAGGCGACCGGCTCCAGCCCACGCCGCAACCAGACCTCGCGTCCCAAAACCAGACCAGCGACCAGCGAGCGGTTGCAAACAGCTGCCCGTCACATCCAACGGCATCGTATAGGGAGGGGGAGGATTTGAGGTTTCCACGGTGGTGGATGACGCGGCCGGGCCCCCCCATAAGGATTGGCATAAACATTTGGTGAAGGAGGCATTTATTGTTACCATAAGAGCTCAATATAACGCACGGCGGAGCAGACGGGGGCGGTTAGTTGGGCTTGTCTCTTTCCACAACTGCTGGGAAGCTGGCAAACAATATCCAGAAAAACTACCAGCGTTTGTCTCATGGCAAACAAGGGAATTGAAAATGTCCAAAGGctttttgttgatttatttgttaCTCTGAACCTGAGAGGAATGTGAATCACGCTAATGTCTACTTACAGTTTCCGGAGCTCCGACAGGCCTTGGAAGGCTCCAGGCATGACCGTGCTGATTAAGTTGTGCTTGAGGTCCCTgggaataaagaaaatattgcttGGTTGAGAAAATGCATGCAGGGATGATGTCGACATGtcttaaaggaacagtttgGAGAATTTAGTGCATTTTGGTTTCAGATTGCAGCCACATCGTCTCATCGTCCTTCTCAAGGAGGGCAATAAGAAAATCCTGCTCTAGTCTCTAGTTTAGTTTGACCATTCTGTGTTTTTGCAGAAGAATGGAAACGCAAAGTAAGTTTATTGATCATCAAACTTAGGGGGAGTTGGGTTGCGGCTTTGGAGCCAGGAGAACTAACTAGCAGCTGCTGAACTAGTCcttgtgttttaaaatgaagtgtTGTGGAGATAGATCCTGAACCTGGCTCGTCTACTGGGACACAGCATGATGTTTCTGCACACAGACAAGAAATCTTATCCCATCAGCCACCTGGGCTTGATTCTAGCAAGACGCAGATACTCGCCCAAGTAAAACATCAGTGGAATTTGATCCTGCTTGCAAAGGGTTCTGTCATTTTAACGTTCGCTTCAAAATGCCTCGTGATGAACGCAGCCATTGTGGACCATAAATATTATTTCTTTAACTGCCTTTGAGGATCGAATTTCATACTGTCCACCGTAGCTCTGTGCAGCCTCTTCCCTTTCTGCGCTCACAGCCATATGTTAAAGCATTCAGCCCGATGACCCCATCCATCAGCTAACCTGCATTACATTTTGAATCCAGGAGGTTTCTTATTGGCCAGGTGGGAATAGCAGGGGTTAAAGCAGGTCAGGAGATGGATGGTCATCGTGTTTGACGTGAGATGGTCGGGACAGGAGTTGGAATGTGATCCCTTTGTCCTCAGTGTGAAAAATGCCTTCTCCCATCGGACCAATCACAGGGGAGGATTTCCTTACAGGAGCTCAAAAGCATCACCGCTGCCGCTTCGTTTTTGTCTCTGGTGTCCCTCAGGGGGAGTCGCTGCTCCTGATTTCCGCAAAGACGACCCATCATTTGCAATGTAGTTGATTGCTACCTCACACCGTTTGCAACTTCAAGCATGTCTGAACTCCTTCTTTCGGGTAGACAGCTGTTTTAAGAATGAAGGTGAACAAATCGGGATTGGCAACGAGTCAGATTTTGCAGAATGGCTGGTAGGGAGTGAAAAATCAGGGGTTTAGCTGTCGCTCCAAAGCCTCTCCTCGTATAAGGATTACGGTGAGAGACAGGTTATGATGATAGAGCTCAAGCTACCTGGCCTTGAACCAGGAGACTGAGGTCTGTTTGTTTCAAAGCAGACAGCCTTGGACGGCTCGACTCTTTGAGTTCGTGCCAGCTTGTCAAGTGGAACACTTCACAGATTGTCAAAAAGGTGGACACTTCCACCAAGacgtaagaaaaaaaagaaaaaaaaaacagaaaacaactcaATGCTCAATAAATCTCACCGACGGAATCGAACCCTGCGACAGCGTGCCCTTGACACGTGAGAATACGCCGCTGTACGCGTGTGTGTGGCCTCCATGTATGCGGTAATCTCTGCTCTGtacatgtgtttctgtgtatcAGTAGCTATACAGGATCTGTTGaccagggtggggggggggagaacaaTACTGCTGTTTCCAGTCTACGCGTCCTGGGACTCATTATTGCAGCGATGAAAGTTGAGGCACTGCCCactgtttcctctctctctgatggCCGTCACTCCCTCCCAGTCTGTCCTTTTCACACTCTTGCATCTGATGCGTAACGCCGACCTccgtgtaaacacacacacactcacaacggGACGCAGACGGCACAACAAGTACGACAGAGCACGGACAAATCCTGGTTAGGACAGGAAAGAAAGTTTTCCTTGTCATTCTATATTCAAATTTAATTCTAACACACTCTTCTCCTCAGACGTCCAGTGTTACTTTAGGGAATTTCTTACTAGATTTGAAGCAAGTGACCCTACTTTACACGCAGAAAAAGATGtgtaaggttttttttgttggtgtcTTCTATGGCAgaaattatccatccatccattttcttgtagactaGATGATCAAAATTGTCTCTTCTTTGGCCGCTTATCCGCCTTGTCTGTCACCAgtctgttggagcctatcccagctttcAAAGGgtgtgagaggcggggtacaccccgaacAAAACACCCACgaacaatttggtgtgaccagttgGCCTTAGatgcgtgtttttggaggtgggaggaagagaatGGCAGAAACTACAAGTTTAAAATTGAAAGTGGTCAAAGGAAGTCTGTAGCCCAACCCTTGTCACCTCTCCAGGAGACATGAAAAAACCCACATActtaatcattttaataaaaatttaaaaaaaaaaaaaataagcccatgttattattattactatgcaggCTTTGCAGAGTTGAAAGTTTCTCACAGGACTGACAGATGGAGATAAAGATTCACATCTATGGACAATTTAGagtcaacaaaaacacattattcaAAACCGTGCATTTAATTcctacacacacagaacatgcaAGCGTGAACGTCCGTGCACAAGCGCTCACATCGTAACCCGCGGCCTGCTGCTCATGCATGAGCCCGGCTAGAGGCTCGGAGACGTGAAACAGTCGCTGACAGCCACACATCAGCACACGACACTGATAGCGCGTCGCTTTTGAAGCATCTAGAACGGTGATAAAACCAACTATCATCAACCAGTCCTGCAGGCTAGCACTTTGCACGAGTATCAGCTGCGAGTATCACCAGTCCGCTACTTCTGATAGACTCTTATCACCAGGCTGGGGAATGTAGAGGAGGCCTCGAGGCGGTACCTGAAGACCGTCATTATCCAGACTTCAACTTTCCTTTCCTCCAAGTTTAATTACACGACGATACACGCTGCCGCTCCAGCGAGCCTCGTCTCCAGGTGATGACTCATCTGTAGTCATCGGCGCCCTGCCTGGCAACAGCTTCACAGCCCGGCGGCCTTGACACCGACGACAGCAGCTGTCGCCGAAGCCAGAGGATCATAGCGGAGACATGAAGACGGTCACGCTCGCCTGGCATGAAAACATCATCCACACAGGTCAGGAGTCGTAACACGCGGTCGTACTTCAGtaacagcgtgtgtgtgtgtgcacagaaaGCGACATGATTGGTGGTGACATTATTGTTAGGACTGTGATCTTCCTCTTTGTAATGGTGGGAGTGCCTCGCTTTATCCCCTTCGCCACATGAGGCCCGTCTGATTGGGTCGTGACAGACTCCAACTCGCTCCCAAGCCCAGAGGAGGCCTTTGTCTGCAGCCACCGGGCCCGACACCAGCGGGTGCCATTAAgaaagccttttttttattcccacaaACTCCTCCTCATCAATGGGGCAGGTCCCCCCGCCCCTCTGGAGAGTCATTTCTCTGTGGGTACGCGGGATGAGCACCTGGGTCCTCCCCCCAACGCCCGTTGGAGAGGAGCGACGTGCTTGTAGGGCAGCAGGAGGGTAATAATGAAGACACGGTCTGTAAAACGCTCCAGACGTGGAGTGTTCCATTATCAGGAGCGCGGCGGCCGGGGCTGGAGTACTCCACTGACATTGTTTAGGCCCCCCGGCCCCGGAGAGAGCTGGGAAAATGACTCAAGCCCAGGGAACGGCCACTCATTATCGCCAGACTGGGATCAAGAATTTCCTGTTCCtggatttttttgattttttttttttttttttttttaatggagagACGTGACAGAGATGATTTCTCTGCcctaactgcatttatttcacgCAAAGCGACACGAGATTAAAACCGATCCGTGGATGGATTAGCTGCAAAAAAGCACGGACGGATAACTGGCACCTTGGTTCTTGCCAGAGGTCAGTGGAGACCGTTTTTGTGCCGcgtgtcatttcctgtctggtTGGCGTGTCTAGCAGAGGCCCTCGCTcgtttatttttacagtttcctttttctcctttttttttttttttttttttttgctagctCGTTTTCCCCCCACAGGGAGGGGCAGGTGGGTTTAGGGATTCAGCACTGAGCGAAATTGGCCCCTAGTAAGGCCCCGCAGACCCCACCTCCCCTACTCCTCAACACACTTGCTCACAATAGGGGCTCTGTAACACAGGGACCCAAACGcactcctgcccccccaccaccaccaccaccccacaaCCCCCAAAACAGGAAACTGGGATCTGCCGAGCTCTTGTTTTTCTACTAATTTCCTGCTTTGCTGCCCCTTCCCCAGAttattttctttagttttttctGGTTCCTCTCAGGTTTGGACATACCTATTCAACTTTTATCTGCGTTCATCTGGAAGTGAGTTATTTTTGTGCAGAAAAAGTGAAGCTAAAGGAGCAAAAGCGAGACCTTTTCCATTATACTTCCATTACGCCGCTACACTTTAGATTACTATAAATGACTTATTTCCTTTCAATCGCAATCACCATCCCAACATCCACTGCCATTACAGCGCCTCAAACAAATATGACCCTGAACTCTGCCCCTGACTCGCTGTAACATAAACTGTGGATCCAGTTGCAGGATGTACAGGAATAGTAatatatacttttatttgaagtgTAAAATTTTCCTAAGTTGATTATATGTTTCTATACTCTGCAGAAAGAGGAGCAGGAGATTATTCTGCCAAGGAAAACTCAGGACTGTTATTGACTTCAGCTCTGGCTTTTGGAGGGAATGGGGCGATGGCTGTTTTGGCAGGTCTGTTAATTTTCATGAGATCTACCAGCAGGCACAGCAGTCAGAAACAATGAGAGTCAGTTTATAGCTTCAATTGGACATACAGTAGATCATGGCATAATAAGTCAAAGTCTCCAGGAGGCCGAGAAGATGGTTTTCCAATTAGAGAAAAGGCAGCAAAGGTGACTTTTTTGGTGGTTTTTACATCGTAGATCTTGATATTATGAAcaagaaaacataattttacGTAGTTTAATTCTGTCAAAGTGAGTCATTTGATCTGAAAGACCCCAAAAGTCTCTTCAGTAATAATTTAATAGACTCGGGATTGAAACAATGCACTCATAATAGCTGGGAAGGAAACAGGAACAAACGCCTTTCATTCAATTTATCAATGAAAAGGGAGACTTGTGTCCGCGAGGTGGGTTTTCAGCCGGTAGGTGGACTACAGCATGTAGAGAGTGGGacgggccggggggggggggaccgtgTGAGACCCAGTGAGCTGGGAGAGGGGAGATGCTAAAATAAAgcagagaagaaacacaaacGGAAGTGGGGGGAAGCTAGTCCAACGAAAGCCCGAGTTCCTCTGGAGGAAAACGGTTTGCGGAATGAGCGCAGGAGAGAGTTTCTGGCGTCTGAAGCACACGACTGGGTAATGGGCTTGAGCGGGGGGCTCGCTCGCTGTTTCAATAAACCCTCACAGCCATGACTGAGCTGGGCtcgcaacacaaacacacccgaTTCCTTCAGTTTATCTGAAAGACACATCTGGACTCTATCAACTCagcagcaaccccccccccccccctttttttctgtttccactcTCCAGCACGCTTAACCCCTTCCTCACCCGCTCCACCCCTCGATGTCCTTACGCTCTCATTAGGCGACCGTTGCCTAACCGGAGGCCATCCGATGGCGTGTGCGGGCAGGGcaaatgttctttttctcttttcttttccttttttttccctgcgAGGGTCCACGTCGGAGCTCGACGGGTCGACCCAGCTCTCGGTGCGGTGGGCCGGTCCCATCTGAACCAACCCAGACTGGTCTAGACAGAGGGGCTCCTCGCCGTGTCCACACATTCTCCACTGGTTTTAAGTGCTATACTGCTGCCCACCTCTGCTTTGTTCCCACTCATTAAAGTAATTTGCTTAGCTTGTGTGGAAATAATGTTAATCTCCCACCAGGAAAAACAACCTCAGATTTATATAAGGCAAACTGCAGGAGTGTGCTCTCCTTCATTCCCTCCCTCcgtctcc
Encoded proteins:
- the adgra2 gene encoding LOW QUALITY PROTEIN: adhesion G protein-coupled receptor A2 (The sequence of the model RefSeq protein was modified relative to this genomic sequence to represent the inferred CDS: deleted 2 bases in 1 codon), whose product is MTGGGGAAEVRSSRRTMFAPGVGTPLPPGGLVLMLLLLSASEPRLSQACPGLLASTSGCSCTDERSKAHGVQAVGRRVSCSKEELTEPPDPNLLPNRTVTLILSHNKIRVLRNGSFFGLNALEKLDLKHNLISTVMPGAFQGLSELRKLDLSNNRIGCLAAEMFQGLTNLTKLNLSGNIISTVDPGVFQELLSLKLVNFNSDYLSCDCGLRWVPGFFRSSSARLGEETLCAYPRSLKGKPLRGLRESQLNCDGPLELHTLSLLPSQRQVVFKGDRLPFHCTAALVDKITTLHWRHNGQLVTSDPDVGVQLENSVLHDCTFITSELILFNVHVEARGEWECVVSTGRGNTSRSVEIVVLENSASFCPEDKVVNNRGEFRWPRTLAGITSHQYCLQLRYPSLSVDGGIEQKKASRYCDRSGKWQEGDYSDCHYTNGITRVLHTFILRPINASNAVTLAHQVRTYTLEAAGFTDSVDVLYVAQMMEKFMEYVSQLRELSEVLVEMGSNLMQVDDQILSLAQREKRACSSIVHSLETLAWPQLHSHAQDFSMVSRNIVMEAHFIRPAHFTGITCTAYQRREASAVSLGMENTDSTHEQQLRFRCSTGSHNTSLNNFPLKNSVAVASVTLPATLFPSDAPADCKLQFVAFRTGSFFPLSGNSSSGGDHSRRRSVNTPVIFVGLEGCSMWNHSEPVWVSLRHQSPGTDAVAAQWSLKAPENQGGWSQDGCRLVHSDSSTSTMRCSLLSNYAVLQEVPDFPNSTPISVRVLHPVVYACTAVLLLCLFTIIITHILHHSSIHISRKCWHTLLNTCFHIAMTTAIYAGGICLTSYPVVCQAVGIALHYSSLSTLLWIGVSARVIYKETVWRIPRQPEGESPSPPTQRPMLRFYLIAGGVPLIICGITAAVNVNNYGDNSPYCWLVWRPSLGSFFVPAGLEVLVTWIYFLCTVFRLRHRKAKECTGTTLSSPVTESQLAGSTSLLSTDSTAGPINPVVAQEDQYSLKTQFLVLVATHFLYVILWCCGAMAMWMTGHMSLLFSCLYGITAIILGVFLVVHHCFRRVDVQASWMACCPGYRRAHTMSTYTHTCTTGSGVQTSEQGSQLFINSHPPGDSHNSSSARSSSTPSGISSVGPGPCKLTNLLQVAQDTPNHISRVPAGNNTSTSTDNTTKPTNNILPTVNSVAPVHPQRRKVSSRTKQGGSQYHHRGEGRGHYRLKALRTAGGGGSLGALGPTGLEHLSSSHAVYKQATSENGSIHHSLSETQASPLTNGKRAGESVATSPSEGSDGGSSGSRKPFPLLPSMASRAAMHGAQRRCASRDNLKLAAAAERDTKRCSYPLNCVATAATPGAATPNGTVKNSVLELENDMSGTDQSQSSVGMKSGLWKSETTV